The proteins below come from a single Plantactinospora sp. KBS50 genomic window:
- a CDS encoding helix-turn-helix domain-containing protein produces the protein MDNDRKSQDRDWAAEAEPISFGAELRRRRIAAGLSLTQLGDLTHYSEVISAGIR, from the coding sequence GTGGACAACGATCGGAAATCACAAGATCGTGATTGGGCGGCAGAAGCTGAGCCGATCTCGTTCGGCGCGGAGCTGCGTAGGCGACGCATCGCGGCGGGACTTTCGCTCACCCAGCTCGGTGACCTGACCCACTACAGTGAAGTGATCTCAGCAGGGATCCGGTAG
- a CDS encoding toll/interleukin-1 receptor domain-containing protein produces the protein MASRIFVSYRKSDQAAVAILLDESMRARFGDEAVFRDSRSIPLGADFRSKLWHALKESDVLLAVIGERWLSAEQDGVRRLDMPDDYVRLEIANALRFGLDVVPVLVGDTPLPSVDDLPRDLRELAYRQYIRLDVRTAHRDLDTLADQIARIIGSQVGGTPPPPPIRQINSGEGQYTVVAIRIDRFVDRPDPEQGALRATMYEQLLLAAADASLPWSDFSVQDYLGGVHLFVPGSTSPAAILVDYLDALEKRLTDLPAAGRHEVRLRVAIHLGIASRDPHGWAGAALAVADRLVTAAALADVLAARPRARVALIVSDGLYETVVRPGHRDMDPNSFAAVDVKATGHRTTKAWVRNGSGPRPVSRRRWPWRVTIGLGACLGLLVPLAFILLDGRPDPRPPGGTTVQLTDNRAGTPVFSDVNGTPADTGRIPFGTSVHVSCKVQNTVGGMTSVLYWYRLESKEWRGLYAPSDTFANGDAPGTGGSTRVDANVPDC, from the coding sequence ATGGCGTCCCGGATCTTTGTCAGTTACCGCAAGTCGGATCAAGCTGCCGTTGCAATACTGCTCGACGAATCGATGCGAGCCCGTTTCGGGGACGAGGCGGTCTTCCGGGACAGCCGCAGCATCCCGCTTGGCGCGGATTTCCGGTCGAAGCTCTGGCATGCGCTGAAGGAGTCCGATGTCCTGCTCGCCGTGATCGGTGAGAGGTGGTTGTCCGCCGAGCAGGACGGCGTCCGTCGGCTGGATATGCCGGACGACTATGTACGTCTAGAGATCGCTAACGCCCTGCGGTTCGGCTTGGACGTCGTGCCTGTGCTGGTCGGTGACACACCCCTACCGTCTGTGGACGATTTGCCTCGCGACCTGCGGGAGTTGGCGTACCGCCAGTACATCCGACTCGACGTTCGGACTGCCCATCGGGACCTGGACACGCTCGCTGACCAGATCGCGAGGATCATCGGTAGCCAGGTGGGCGGGACGCCCCCGCCGCCACCGATCAGACAGATCAACAGCGGCGAGGGTCAGTACACCGTGGTCGCCATCCGCATCGACAGGTTTGTCGACCGACCCGACCCGGAGCAGGGCGCCCTACGCGCGACGATGTACGAGCAGTTGCTCCTCGCGGCCGCCGACGCGAGCCTGCCATGGAGCGACTTCTCGGTACAGGACTACCTCGGCGGGGTCCACCTGTTCGTACCCGGATCAACTTCGCCCGCTGCCATCTTGGTGGACTACCTGGACGCGCTGGAGAAGCGGCTGACAGACTTGCCCGCGGCTGGGCGCCACGAGGTGCGTCTTCGGGTCGCTATCCACCTCGGAATCGCGAGCCGGGACCCGCATGGCTGGGCCGGCGCCGCCTTGGCCGTCGCCGACCGGTTGGTCACGGCCGCCGCTCTCGCCGACGTACTGGCGGCCCGGCCTCGGGCACGGGTCGCCCTGATCGTCTCCGATGGCCTGTACGAGACGGTGGTCAGACCCGGACACCGCGACATGGATCCGAACAGTTTCGCCGCTGTCGACGTCAAGGCAACTGGTCACCGGACAACCAAGGCGTGGGTACGGAACGGGTCGGGTCCGAGACCGGTGTCGCGTCGGCGTTGGCCGTGGCGGGTGACGATCGGGCTCGGTGCGTGCCTCGGCCTTCTCGTTCCGCTCGCCTTCATCCTGCTCGACGGTCGCCCCGACCCGCGCCCGCCGGGAGGAACGACCGTTCAGCTCACGGACAACCGAGCGGGCACGCCGGTTTTCAGCGACGTGAACGGCACTCCCGCAGACACCGGCCGCATCCCATTCGGCACCTCAGTTCACGTTTCATGCAAGGTTCAAAACACCGTCGGCGGTATGACAAGCGTCCTGTACTGGTACCGCCTTGAGAGCAAAGAGTGGCGGGGCCTGTACGCGCCATCCGACACCTTCGCCAATGGCGATGCTCCCGGTACGGGCGGGAGCACGAGGGTAGATGCCAATGTACCGGACTGCTGA